A window of Streptomyces armeniacus contains these coding sequences:
- a CDS encoding sigma-70 family RNA polymerase sigma factor has translation MHEHDSDRLAERFEAHRGQLRAVAYRMLGSPTEADDAVQEAWLRLSRTGPGGIDDLESWLRTVVARLCLDMLRTRTSRREEPLDGPLTERTSGGGPGAEPEDEAVLVESVGRALLVVLDRLKPAERVAFVLHDLFAMPFEEIAPIVDRTPVAAKKLASRARQRVRGGDAVPRAERAGPAEQRRVVDAFLAAARSGDLGALLAVLAPDVVRHADPAVLPAGRAAVARGADVVARETLVFGRRSRLAAPALVNGAVGVVVAPHGRLLLALAITVEGGRVAAYDVIADPERLRRLDLAVLDGVY, from the coding sequence ATGCACGAGCACGACAGTGACCGGCTGGCCGAACGGTTCGAGGCGCACCGCGGGCAGCTGCGCGCCGTGGCCTACCGGATGCTCGGTTCGCCCACCGAAGCGGACGACGCCGTACAGGAGGCGTGGCTGCGCCTCAGCCGCACCGGCCCCGGTGGCATCGACGACCTGGAGAGCTGGCTCCGTACGGTCGTGGCGCGGCTCTGCCTCGACATGCTGCGTACGCGTACGTCGCGCCGCGAGGAGCCGCTGGACGGGCCGCTGACGGAGCGTACGTCGGGCGGCGGGCCGGGTGCCGAACCGGAGGACGAGGCGGTGCTCGTCGAATCCGTCGGCCGGGCGCTGCTCGTGGTGCTGGACAGGCTGAAGCCCGCGGAGCGGGTCGCGTTCGTGCTGCACGACCTGTTCGCGATGCCGTTCGAGGAGATCGCGCCCATCGTGGACCGCACCCCGGTGGCCGCGAAGAAGCTCGCCAGCCGGGCGCGGCAGCGGGTGCGCGGCGGCGACGCCGTGCCGCGCGCGGAGCGCGCCGGGCCGGCCGAGCAGCGGCGGGTCGTCGACGCGTTCCTCGCCGCCGCGCGCAGCGGCGACCTCGGCGCGCTGCTCGCCGTACTGGCCCCGGACGTCGTACGGCACGCGGACCCCGCGGTGCTCCCGGCGGGCCGTGCGGCGGTCGCACGCGGTGCGGACGTCGTGGCGCGCGAGACGCTGGTCTTCGGGCGACGGTCGCGGCTGGCGGCACCGGCGCTGGTGAACGGGGCGGTCGGCGTCGTCGTCGCACCGCACGGGCGGCTGCTGCTGGCCCTGGCGATCACGGTGGAGGGCGGGCGCGTCGCCGCGTACGACGTGATCGCCGACCCCGAGCGGCTGCGGCGGCTCGACCTGGCGGTGCTGGACGGCGTGTACTGA
- a CDS encoding zf-HC2 domain-containing protein: MSGEHASERIIGGYARGGTDLPADEVWALEAHLEACAVCRERLSAAVTAEAPAVASLVDTVWSELAPQLAATATMPPRRRWSVRLSAWLTPVMAPWLAMTAAVTLIALLLDMAGPGPIGPGTGTDSGSGSGGDVSLLLLLAPVLPVCGVAASWSRGLDPAYELTAAAPRAGLYLVLRRTASVLAVVVPALLAGGLVTGVTAVQWLLPCLAFTSATLALGGVIGVTRAAVALVAVWAAVVVAPTLAADRTTFALQTGGLPVWGLVLALGTAVVIARRGAYSVLAAHR, from the coding sequence ATGAGCGGGGAACACGCGTCGGAGCGGATCATCGGCGGCTACGCGCGCGGCGGTACGGACCTCCCCGCCGACGAAGTATGGGCCCTGGAGGCCCACTTGGAGGCGTGCGCGGTGTGCCGCGAACGGCTGTCGGCGGCCGTCACGGCAGAGGCGCCCGCCGTCGCGTCGCTCGTGGACACCGTCTGGTCGGAGCTGGCACCGCAGTTGGCCGCCACTGCCACGATGCCGCCGCGGCGGCGCTGGTCGGTGCGGCTGTCGGCGTGGCTGACGCCGGTGATGGCGCCGTGGCTGGCCATGACCGCGGCCGTGACACTGATCGCGCTGCTGCTCGACATGGCCGGTCCGGGCCCCATCGGCCCCGGTACGGGCACGGACTCAGGCTCGGGCTCCGGCGGCGACGTGTCGCTGCTGCTCCTGCTCGCCCCGGTGCTGCCGGTGTGCGGCGTCGCGGCGTCCTGGTCGCGCGGCCTGGACCCGGCGTACGAACTGACCGCCGCCGCTCCGAGAGCGGGCCTGTACCTGGTGCTGCGGCGCACCGCGTCCGTCCTCGCCGTGGTCGTCCCCGCGCTGCTGGCTGGCGGCCTCGTGACGGGGGTGACGGCCGTGCAGTGGCTGCTGCCCTGTCTGGCCTTCACCTCGGCGACCCTGGCGCTCGGCGGCGTCATCGGCGTGACCCGCGCCGCCGTCGCGCTGGTGGCGGTGTGGGCCGCGGTGGTCGTGGCGCCGACCCTGGCCGCCGACCGTACGACCTTCGCCCTGCAGACCGGCGGTCTGCCCGTGTGGGGGCTGGTCCTCGCGCTCGGCACCGCGGTCGTGATCGCCCGCAGGGGCGCGTACTCCGTGCTGGCCGCCCACCGTTGA
- a CDS encoding RNA polymerase sigma factor → MGSARKAPGEPDEERLVRLVARGDRAAFEELYRRTAPWMAVRLRRRCADEQIVAEVMQETYLAVWRAAGAFAGSAVGGTAVGWLWTIAARRLVDAFRRRAHHAEPPPAAALPAVAAPAEEEALAATVGGDVGDALRRLAPELRQVLQAMVLDGLSVRETAVLLGLPEGTVKTRARRARIAMREALA, encoded by the coding sequence GTGGGATCAGCGAGGAAGGCACCGGGGGAGCCGGACGAGGAGCGTCTCGTGCGGCTCGTCGCCAGGGGCGACCGTGCGGCGTTCGAGGAGTTGTACCGGCGTACCGCGCCGTGGATGGCGGTGCGGCTGCGCCGCCGCTGCGCCGACGAGCAGATCGTCGCGGAGGTCATGCAGGAGACGTACCTCGCGGTGTGGCGCGCGGCGGGCGCGTTCGCGGGCTCCGCGGTGGGCGGGACGGCCGTCGGCTGGCTGTGGACGATCGCGGCGCGCCGCCTCGTCGACGCCTTCCGGCGCAGGGCCCACCACGCCGAGCCGCCGCCGGCGGCCGCGCTCCCCGCCGTGGCGGCGCCCGCCGAGGAGGAGGCGCTCGCGGCGACCGTCGGCGGCGACGTCGGCGACGCGCTGCGCCGCCTGGCGCCGGAACTGAGGCAGGTACTGCAGGCCATGGTCCTCGACGGGCTGTCCGTACGGGAGACCGCGGTCCTGCTCGGGCTGCCCGAGGGCACGGTCAAGACCCGTGCCCGGCGGGCCAGGATCGCGATGCGGGAGGCGCTGGCATGA
- a CDS encoding DUF6083 domain-containing protein, which yields MAATEETGHPEATGRRLCLHCRRPRPTARERGRINLMAVLCDACWNAYANELAEEEGATAPPRPYGGPENVTWHEPPVCGDCGATMAHYPTNYDRWVHLALRDLPAKDVPPRHRWRLETVTGPDSPAGVAVVAVRIRGIEPLPGELVRPAHRAVCLSPDAVREAEQ from the coding sequence ATGGCGGCGACGGAGGAGACGGGGCACCCGGAGGCCACCGGGCGGAGGCTGTGCCTGCACTGCCGCAGGCCGCGGCCGACCGCCAGGGAGCGCGGCCGGATCAACCTCATGGCCGTGCTCTGCGACGCCTGCTGGAACGCATACGCCAACGAACTCGCCGAGGAGGAGGGCGCCACCGCGCCGCCCAGACCGTACGGCGGCCCGGAGAACGTCACGTGGCACGAGCCGCCGGTCTGCGGCGACTGCGGGGCCACGATGGCGCACTACCCCACCAATTACGACCGCTGGGTCCATCTGGCCCTCCGCGATCTCCCGGCCAAGGACGTGCCTCCCCGCCACCGCTGGCGGCTGGAGACCGTGACGGGGCCGGACTCCCCTGCCGGCGTCGCGGTCGTTGCCGTACGCATCCGCGGCATCGAACCGCTCCCCGGCGAACTCGTACGCCCCGCGCACCGGGCGGTCTGCCTTTCTCCGGACGCTGTACGGGAGGCGGAGCAGTAG
- a CDS encoding SGNH/GDSL hydrolase family protein, producing the protein MRRRTYDRPPHGRLRTALRPLAVLFSAAALLSAPLLPVSGESAAGAAASAAERPGGGQERASGQEWHGGWAASVQPPGRGLFPNWSQQGFARQTLRQVVRVSNGGTGARFELSNRYGTSALNVAGATVGRTDRGAAVRKGTVRAVTFGGAESVTVPAGGELFSDAVPMRVRELESLTVTLYLAEPTGPATYHMAASATSYRAPGDHRSDESGEPFGETSLSWYYLSDVEVRGEGGARADGVVAFGDSITDGFASTVDADNRYPDELAERFVAEERPRSVLNHGISGNMITFGTPGTGESGVDRFRKDVLAEPGVSTVIVLAGINDIGLGRPGGQIPDVSVEQLIAAHRDVVAQAHDAGLKVIGATLVPFEGASYFTERGEEKRDAVNEWIRTSGAYDAVVDLDRVLADPADADRLAPAYDSGDHLHPSDAGYHAMAEAIDVGAL; encoded by the coding sequence ATGAGACGACGCACGTACGACAGACCTCCGCACGGGCGGTTACGCACCGCCCTGCGGCCGCTGGCGGTGCTGTTCTCCGCTGCCGCGCTGCTGTCTGCTCCGCTCCTGCCGGTGTCCGGCGAGAGCGCGGCGGGTGCGGCCGCCTCGGCCGCCGAGCGGCCCGGCGGCGGCCAGGAGCGGGCCAGCGGCCAGGAGTGGCACGGCGGTTGGGCGGCCTCCGTGCAGCCGCCGGGCCGCGGCCTCTTCCCGAACTGGTCGCAGCAGGGCTTCGCTCGGCAGACGCTGCGCCAGGTGGTCCGCGTGAGCAACGGCGGCACCGGCGCCCGTTTCGAACTCTCCAACCGCTACGGCACCTCCGCCCTGAACGTCGCCGGCGCCACCGTCGGGCGTACGGACCGGGGCGCGGCGGTGCGGAAGGGCACCGTACGGGCCGTCACCTTCGGGGGCGCGGAGTCGGTGACGGTCCCCGCGGGCGGCGAGCTGTTCAGCGACGCGGTGCCGATGCGCGTCAGGGAGCTGGAGTCGCTGACCGTCACCCTGTACCTCGCCGAGCCGACCGGCCCGGCGACGTACCACATGGCGGCCTCGGCGACGAGCTACCGGGCGCCGGGCGACCACCGTTCGGACGAGAGCGGAGAGCCGTTCGGCGAGACCTCCCTGTCCTGGTACTACCTCTCGGACGTCGAGGTACGCGGCGAGGGCGGCGCACGCGCGGACGGAGTGGTGGCCTTCGGCGACTCGATCACCGACGGCTTCGCCTCCACGGTCGACGCCGACAATCGCTATCCGGACGAATTGGCGGAGCGGTTCGTGGCGGAAGAGCGGCCACGCAGCGTCCTCAACCACGGGATCAGCGGAAACATGATCACGTTCGGCACGCCGGGCACGGGCGAGAGCGGCGTCGACCGCTTCCGGAAGGACGTGCTCGCCGAGCCCGGAGTGAGCACCGTCATCGTGCTGGCGGGCATCAACGACATCGGCCTCGGGCGTCCGGGCGGCCAGATCCCGGACGTGTCCGTGGAGCAGCTCATCGCCGCGCACCGCGACGTCGTCGCCCAGGCGCACGACGCGGGCCTCAAGGTGATCGGGGCGACCCTGGTGCCGTTCGAGGGCGCGTCCTACTTCACCGAGCGCGGCGAGGAGAAACGCGACGCGGTCAACGAGTGGATCCGTACGTCCGGCGCGTACGACGCGGTCGTCGACCTGGACCGGGTGCTGGCCGACCCGGCCGACGCGGACCGGCTGGCGCCCGCGTACGACAGCGGCGACCATCTGCACCCGAGTGACGCCGGCTACCACGCGATGGCCGAGGCGATCGACGTCGGCGCGCTCTGA